The proteins below are encoded in one region of Alistipes indistinctus YIT 12060:
- a CDS encoding DUF4906 domain-containing protein, whose protein sequence is MKRYTLFTLLWAALAMGGCTKDLTPEANGTNNAILDEGELTEAVLNLSVNTFAVEAQAKTRASIPSSTPEMETAQEKEVHNIWVFQYDAATKELLIKPRYYTITDQAMLQELPVYLKAGVPSLVYAVTNTGYDNWANDGTDASWQKFKDLEQLKKQTLPTAFPLRSIDKVSIPMAGASGQVEVTTGITVTVPVTRMYAKLKVKVEMLNAEMELNNVNVRQIPNICRVETLAGDGNGEPMNAVPFPGGTTFSSIAFAASDLEKSEDKEWAVFYVPENLQGETEIQGGNKSDVAPSNALVVDVTTEIGGEKYLYVAYPGGNSLNNFNIQRNQVYRMTLTVTGEKGQNNPSSNCFVVKPDGFLSFEPYYRVETGGGYNFADYLNPHDGNLKIARVGIIWQTKDCIGDNTNGTLVQLGENTGDIHQKIYVKTQKKGNALIGAYNSKGDIIWSWHIWVTDHEPDNLGRAVTYYTYDWDQNGIYPEKPRIQGYAVMSCNLGALAENQQGIGSGLHRYPDEMTQAFGMLYQWGRKDPFPPLRNIANEHQDYNDEHTDLHYDNSNQAEVHKTSATDENKLFHSVIGSALTGAVRHAIANPTVFICGTNEANRNESYVQTKSNYFNNGDWCPVGESDNKLWGGLEPASEGMKAYTINQNNNVHLYDNYGTEKSIFDPCPTGWRVASGELWLEFTNTGLNPGSMSDINYDDKFPNGYGMNMYMQQWKEGPTSYFPMQGTRVGDGGGIRTSSCGNYHNATTDTDNRVNILHIHMNQGLFHIFEYQFYFYYVKSVAGPVRCVRDSK, encoded by the coding sequence ATGAAACGTTACACCTTATTCACGCTTCTATGGGCGGCCCTCGCCATGGGTGGCTGCACGAAAGATCTGACTCCGGAGGCAAATGGAACGAATAACGCCATCCTCGATGAGGGCGAACTGACGGAAGCCGTATTGAATTTGTCCGTCAATACATTTGCCGTTGAAGCACAGGCAAAGACACGGGCGTCTATACCGAGCAGCACACCTGAAATGGAGACTGCTCAGGAAAAAGAGGTGCACAACATCTGGGTATTCCAGTACGATGCGGCTACGAAAGAACTGCTGATAAAGCCGCGTTACTATACCATCACCGACCAGGCCATGTTGCAAGAGCTACCCGTATACCTGAAAGCCGGAGTGCCGTCCCTCGTATATGCCGTAACCAACACGGGCTATGATAATTGGGCCAATGACGGTACGGACGCTTCATGGCAAAAGTTTAAGGATTTGGAACAATTGAAGAAGCAGACCTTGCCGACCGCTTTCCCGTTACGGTCGATAGACAAGGTGTCGATACCTATGGCCGGAGCGAGCGGGCAGGTGGAGGTAACGACAGGCATTACGGTCACGGTACCGGTTACACGTATGTATGCCAAACTCAAAGTAAAGGTGGAGATGCTGAACGCAGAGATGGAACTGAACAACGTCAACGTAAGGCAAATTCCGAATATTTGCCGGGTAGAGACATTGGCTGGTGATGGAAACGGAGAGCCGATGAATGCGGTTCCGTTTCCTGGTGGAACGACATTCAGTTCCATAGCTTTTGCCGCTTCGGATTTGGAAAAGAGCGAAGATAAAGAATGGGCTGTTTTCTATGTTCCCGAAAACCTGCAAGGGGAAACAGAAATTCAGGGCGGGAACAAGTCTGATGTGGCTCCCTCCAATGCGCTTGTGGTGGATGTAACCACCGAAATAGGTGGTGAAAAATATCTCTATGTAGCTTATCCTGGAGGAAACTCACTCAATAATTTTAATATACAGCGTAACCAAGTTTACCGCATGACGTTGACTGTCACAGGAGAGAAAGGCCAAAACAATCCATCGTCCAACTGTTTTGTCGTGAAACCGGACGGGTTCCTCTCTTTTGAGCCCTATTACCGTGTAGAGACAGGGGGCGGATATAATTTTGCAGACTATTTGAATCCTCATGACGGGAATCTGAAAATAGCCCGTGTCGGCATTATCTGGCAAACCAAAGACTGCATCGGCGATAATACGAACGGAACGCTGGTACAGCTCGGGGAGAACACGGGCGACATTCATCAGAAAATTTATGTTAAAACGCAAAAGAAAGGGAATGCCTTGATCGGTGCCTACAACAGCAAGGGAGATATTATATGGTCTTGGCACATCTGGGTTACAGACCATGAGCCGGACAATCTCGGCAGAGCCGTTACTTATTATACATACGACTGGGACCAGAACGGCATATATCCCGAGAAGCCGCGCATTCAGGGCTATGCCGTCATGTCATGCAACCTCGGTGCATTGGCCGAGAATCAGCAAGGTATAGGAAGTGGTCTCCATCGGTATCCGGATGAAATGACGCAGGCTTTCGGCATGTTGTATCAATGGGGACGAAAAGACCCGTTCCCTCCTTTACGCAACATTGCAAACGAACATCAGGACTATAACGACGAACATACGGACCTGCATTATGACAACTCCAACCAGGCTGAAGTTCATAAGACATCCGCGACCGATGAAAACAAGCTGTTCCATTCGGTGATTGGAAGCGCCCTGACCGGAGCTGTCAGACACGCCATCGCCAATCCCACGGTTTTTATCTGTGGAACGAACGAAGCCAACCGAAATGAAAGTTATGTACAAACAAAAAGTAACTATTTCAATAATGGAGACTGGTGTCCCGTAGGAGAAAGCGACAACAAACTTTGGGGAGGACTGGAACCGGCCTCCGAGGGAATGAAGGCCTACACGATTAACCAGAACAACAATGTCCATTTATACGATAATTACGGAACGGAAAAATCCATTTTCGATCCCTGTCCCACGGGCTGGAGGGTTGCCTCGGGTGAATTGTGGCTCGAATTTACGAATACGGGGCTCAATCCGGGAAGCATGAGTGACATCAATTATGACGACAAGTTTCCGAACGGATATGGAATGAATATGTATATGCAGCAATGGAAAGAGGGGCCGACGTCTTATTTCCCGATGCAGGGAACGCGTGTGGGCGATGGAGGGGGTATTCGTACGAGCAGTTGTGGGAACTACCACAATGCGACCACGGACACGGACAACCGAGTGAACATTTTGCATATCCATATGAATCAAGGCCTGTTCCATATATTCGAATACCAATTCTATTTTTATTATGTAAAGTCGGTGGCGGGACCGGTCCGGTGCGTGCGCGATTCGAAATGA
- a CDS encoding IS1/IS1595 family N-terminal zinc-binding domain-containing protein, which translates to MDSKYCGGTCVKDGTQSNGRQRYKCKSCHRKQQALYSFIS; encoded by the coding sequence ATGGATAGCAAATATTGCGGAGGCACATGCGTAAAAGACGGAACGCAGAGCAACGGCAGGCAGCGCTACAAGTGCAAATCATGTCATCGAAAACAACAGGCACTATATAGTTTCATATCATAG
- a CDS encoding ribose-phosphate diphosphokinase, translated as MAIHKLKFFACRESRYLAEKIAKSFGSELGDSTVLEFSDGEFQPAYNESIRGCTVFIVQSTFPPADNLMELLLMIDAAHRASAHRVIAVMPYFGWARQDRKDRPRVSIGAKLVANLLRAAGVDRIMTMDLHADQIQGFFDIPVDHLYASGIFVPYMKGLQMENLSIAAPDMGGAKRANAYSQHLNAPMIISHKQREKPNVVGQMTAIGDISDRNIIIVDDMIDTAGTITKAADMFMERGARSVRAAVTHPLLSGPAYDRINKSALSEVIVTDTIPLKQSEDLSKFTVLTVADIFSDVIERVHNYKEISSRFIF; from the coding sequence ATGGCGATTCACAAACTCAAATTTTTTGCCTGCCGCGAGTCCCGCTACCTCGCCGAGAAGATAGCCAAAAGCTTCGGCAGCGAACTGGGAGACTCGACCGTGCTGGAGTTCAGCGACGGCGAATTCCAGCCCGCGTACAACGAGAGCATCCGCGGATGCACCGTCTTTATCGTGCAATCGACCTTCCCGCCCGCAGACAACCTGATGGAACTGCTGCTGATGATCGACGCCGCACACCGCGCTTCGGCACACCGTGTGATCGCCGTGATGCCCTACTTCGGTTGGGCGCGCCAGGACCGCAAGGACCGTCCCCGCGTTTCGATAGGCGCGAAACTGGTAGCCAACCTGCTGCGTGCGGCGGGCGTGGACCGCATCATGACGATGGACCTGCACGCCGACCAGATCCAGGGATTCTTCGACATCCCGGTGGACCACCTCTATGCGAGCGGCATTTTCGTTCCCTATATGAAAGGGCTCCAGATGGAGAACCTTTCGATCGCAGCGCCCGACATGGGCGGCGCCAAGCGTGCGAACGCCTATTCGCAACACCTCAACGCGCCGATGATCATCAGCCACAAGCAGCGTGAGAAACCCAACGTCGTGGGCCAGATGACCGCTATCGGCGACATCTCCGACCGCAACATCATCATCGTCGACGACATGATCGATACGGCCGGCACGATCACCAAAGCCGCCGACATGTTCATGGAACGGGGCGCGCGCAGCGTACGCGCGGCCGTAACACACCCGCTGCTGTCGGGCCCGGCCTACGACCGCATCAACAAAAGCGCGCTGTCGGAAGTGATCGTGACCGATACGATTCCGCTCAAGCAGAGCGAAGACCTGTCGAAGTTCACCGTGCTGACCGTCGCCGACATCTTCTCCGACGTGATCGAGCGCGTGCACAACTACAAAGAGATCAGCTCGCGCTTCATATTTTAG
- the yihA gene encoding ribosome biogenesis GTP-binding protein YihA/YsxC, with product MNITSAVFRCSSQKLSQCPADNRWEFAFIGRSNVGKSSLINMLTDSPALAKVSATPGKTRLINHFLINGCWYLVDLPGYGYARVSKGQRKEFSKLILDYILKREQMYFLFVLVDSRLEPQKIDLDFMSLLGEHGIPFGIVFTKCDKLSANQTESNIARYRRTLLESWEELPPIFRTSSEKRQGREPILDFIGTCLADAPEPPAPPAKDGHKA from the coding sequence ATGAACATCACCTCCGCCGTCTTCCGCTGCAGCAGCCAGAAGCTCTCGCAATGCCCCGCAGACAACCGCTGGGAGTTCGCCTTTATCGGCCGTTCGAACGTCGGCAAGTCGTCGCTTATCAACATGCTGACCGACTCTCCGGCGTTGGCCAAAGTCTCGGCCACTCCCGGCAAAACACGGCTGATCAACCATTTCCTGATCAACGGCTGCTGGTACCTGGTCGACCTGCCCGGCTACGGTTACGCGCGCGTCTCTAAAGGGCAGCGCAAAGAGTTCTCGAAGCTGATCCTCGACTACATCCTCAAGCGCGAGCAGATGTATTTCCTCTTCGTGCTGGTCGATTCGCGCCTCGAACCACAGAAGATCGACCTCGACTTCATGAGCCTGCTCGGCGAACACGGCATTCCGTTCGGGATCGTCTTCACCAAATGCGACAAGCTCTCCGCGAACCAGACCGAATCGAACATCGCACGCTACCGCCGCACGCTGCTGGAGAGTTGGGAGGAGCTCCCGCCGATATTCCGCACCTCGTCCGAAAAGCGGCAGGGCCGCGAGCCGATCCTCGATTTTATCGGGACATGCCTCGCCGATGCGCCGGAACCTCCGGCCCCACCCGCAAAAGACGGACATAAAGCCTAA
- a CDS encoding ABC transporter ATP-binding protein has protein sequence MIRLEKIVFGYGSMHKLFDGLSLTLLPGHIHGLLGVNGTGKTTLLKLASGLLFPSQGTVRVGGLDAAHREAAFYRELFFVPEEFALPAITLRRYGEVNAPFYPDFSFRQFGEYLQEFSLECNLRLDRLSMGQRKRVQLAFALACNTPVLLLDEPTNGLDIPSKRVLRKLLAGYADERRTVVVSTHQVRDIEGMIDNVVILDSRGVVLNRTVEEISGRMWFGPVEASDHAIYAEEGIDGLRGILENPAGSDSRPDLEMLFNAAVSEREAVRQLFDR, from the coding sequence ATGATTCGATTGGAAAAGATTGTTTTTGGTTACGGGAGTATGCACAAGCTGTTTGACGGCCTGTCGCTGACCCTCCTGCCCGGGCATATACACGGGTTGCTCGGTGTGAACGGCACCGGCAAAACGACGCTGCTCAAGCTCGCATCGGGACTGCTGTTTCCGTCGCAGGGAACGGTGCGGGTCGGGGGACTCGACGCCGCGCACCGGGAAGCGGCATTTTACCGTGAGCTGTTTTTCGTCCCGGAAGAGTTCGCCCTGCCGGCGATCACCCTGCGACGTTACGGGGAGGTGAACGCGCCGTTTTATCCTGACTTTTCGTTCAGGCAGTTCGGGGAGTACCTGCAGGAGTTTTCGCTGGAGTGCAACCTGCGGCTCGACCGCCTTTCGATGGGCCAGCGCAAACGAGTGCAGCTCGCGTTCGCACTGGCCTGCAATACGCCTGTGCTGCTGTTGGACGAACCGACCAACGGCCTGGACATTCCTTCGAAGCGGGTACTCCGCAAATTGCTGGCGGGATATGCCGACGAGCGGCGGACGGTGGTCGTCTCGACGCACCAGGTGCGCGACATCGAGGGGATGATCGACAACGTCGTGATCCTCGACAGCCGGGGCGTGGTGCTGAACCGGACGGTCGAGGAGATCTCCGGGCGGATGTGGTTCGGTCCGGTGGAAGCCTCCGATCATGCGATTTATGCCGAAGAGGGGATTGATGGTTTACGCGGGATACTGGAGAACCCCGCCGGGAGTGACAGCCGTCCCGACCTCGAGATGCTGTTCAATGCCGCGGTAAGCGAACGCGAAGCCGTGCGCCAACTGTTCGACCGTTAA
- a CDS encoding GntR family transcriptional regulator, translated as MKRTANFGDNRPIYLQISGWICEKILRGEWVADQRIPSLRELGVLLEVNPNTVVRTCEYLLSQGVIYNRRGLGYFVSADAGERIRTEARRVFYEQDLANLALRMRSLGITVDEVARHLRAIGADGDGPVSADE; from the coding sequence ATGAAGCGAACGGCAAACTTCGGGGATAACCGTCCGATCTACCTGCAAATCAGCGGCTGGATCTGCGAGAAGATTCTGCGCGGCGAGTGGGTCGCCGACCAGCGGATTCCGTCGCTCAGGGAGCTGGGCGTGTTGCTGGAGGTGAATCCGAATACCGTGGTGCGGACGTGCGAATACCTGCTTTCGCAGGGCGTTATTTACAACCGACGCGGGCTCGGCTACTTTGTCAGCGCGGATGCCGGCGAACGGATCCGCACCGAGGCGCGCCGCGTGTTTTACGAACAGGACCTCGCGAACCTCGCCCTCCGGATGCGGTCACTGGGTATTACGGTCGACGAAGTGGCGCGGCACCTGCGCGCGATAGGGGCGGACGGCGACGGTCCGGTATCGGCGGATGAGTGA
- a CDS encoding OsmC family protein, whose product MATVETIYMGGLRTEATHVQSGTKIVTDAPTDNHGKGESFSPTDLVSAALGSCMMTLMGIAADTHGINVDGTRLSITKVMAADPRRIGEIVIDVHFPSAYEPKQRKLLENAAATCPVAKTLHPDCKQTIRYFYAE is encoded by the coding sequence ATGGCAACCGTAGAGACCATTTACATGGGCGGGCTTCGCACCGAAGCGACCCATGTCCAGTCGGGCACGAAGATCGTGACCGACGCACCGACCGACAACCACGGCAAAGGCGAATCGTTCTCGCCGACCGACCTGGTGTCCGCCGCGCTCGGCAGCTGCATGATGACGCTGATGGGTATCGCGGCCGATACGCACGGCATTAACGTGGACGGTACGCGCCTGAGCATAACCAAGGTGATGGCGGCCGATCCGCGCCGCATCGGCGAGATCGTTATCGACGTGCATTTCCCGTCGGCGTACGAACCCAAACAGCGCAAACTGCTCGAAAACGCCGCCGCGACCTGTCCGGTCGCCAAGACGCTGCATCCGGACTGCAAGCAGACGATCCGTTATTTTTACGCGGAATAG
- a CDS encoding alpha-L-fucosidase gives MMMRKMGLAAMALLLLGGNAPAQTGGVRQGAAQKDAAQQYGPLRPGVPQRVDMQWWQDSHYGLFLHMGLYTVAGGEWKGKGGFGEFIQLNNKIPVAEMREEAKRFNPVQFDANEWVAAARRAGMKYIVMGSKHHEGFAMFDSPCNDFNVVKATPFGRDIIGELAAACQRQGMPFGVYYSLGRDWDDPDCPSNWPREGGRSNDWDYPNERAKEFSRYFERKAMPQVLELLRQYPNISILWFDTPGYCSPEQSQRMIDTIQKYRPGCLINDRVGNGLGDFITPEQTVSGGLDPDPWESCITIGSSWGYTKRDTVFKSPEIVARLLTDIVSKGGNLLLNIGPTPWGTFPEKAVANLDAVGRWLGTNGEAVYGTRPWRVYGESFVREKIGGKTGAENPDEVKDETAKGTEPDIRFTKKDNVLYVFARSWKAPAVRVQDLLLTPHESVKRVSLLGYKGKIDWKMDGNGIEMSLPGKFRPEVPVYVYKLEL, from the coding sequence ATGATGATGAGAAAAATGGGTCTCGCGGCAATGGCGCTGCTGTTGCTGGGAGGTAATGCCCCGGCCCAAACGGGCGGGGTGCGGCAAGGCGCGGCGCAAAAAGATGCCGCGCAGCAATACGGGCCCCTGCGGCCCGGTGTTCCCCAACGGGTGGACATGCAGTGGTGGCAGGACAGCCATTACGGGCTCTTCCTGCACATGGGCCTCTACACGGTCGCCGGAGGCGAGTGGAAAGGCAAGGGGGGCTTCGGGGAATTTATCCAGTTGAACAACAAGATTCCCGTTGCCGAGATGCGCGAAGAGGCGAAACGGTTCAATCCCGTGCAGTTCGATGCGAACGAGTGGGTGGCGGCGGCCCGGCGCGCCGGGATGAAATACATCGTGATGGGGTCGAAGCACCACGAAGGTTTCGCGATGTTCGATTCGCCGTGCAACGATTTCAACGTCGTAAAGGCGACTCCCTTCGGGCGGGATATCATCGGCGAACTGGCGGCGGCCTGCCAGCGGCAGGGGATGCCTTTCGGCGTATACTACTCGCTCGGGCGCGACTGGGACGATCCCGACTGCCCGTCGAACTGGCCCCGCGAGGGCGGACGCAGCAACGACTGGGACTATCCGAACGAACGCGCCAAGGAGTTCTCGCGTTATTTCGAGCGCAAGGCGATGCCGCAGGTGCTGGAGCTGCTGCGGCAGTATCCCAACATCAGCATCCTGTGGTTCGATACGCCGGGTTACTGCTCGCCGGAACAGTCGCAGCGGATGATCGACACGATTCAGAAATACCGTCCCGGCTGCCTGATCAACGACCGTGTCGGCAACGGGCTCGGCGACTTTATCACCCCGGAGCAGACCGTCAGCGGCGGGCTCGATCCCGATCCGTGGGAATCGTGCATCACCATCGGCAGTTCGTGGGGGTACACCAAGCGCGACACCGTCTTCAAATCGCCGGAAATCGTCGCGCGGCTGCTGACCGATATCGTCTCGAAGGGCGGTAACCTGCTGCTGAATATCGGGCCGACGCCGTGGGGAACTTTCCCGGAGAAGGCGGTGGCGAACCTCGATGCGGTGGGCCGCTGGCTCGGCACCAACGGCGAGGCGGTGTACGGCACCCGTCCGTGGCGGGTTTACGGCGAGAGTTTCGTGCGCGAGAAGATCGGCGGCAAGACCGGTGCCGAGAATCCCGACGAGGTGAAGGACGAGACGGCCAAGGGCACCGAACCGGACATCCGTTTTACGAAAAAGGATAACGTACTCTATGTCTTTGCCCGGAGCTGGAAAGCGCCTGCGGTGCGCGTGCAGGATCTGCTGCTGACCCCGCATGAATCGGTGAAGCGGGTGTCGCTGCTCGGCTACAAGGGAAAAATCGACTGGAAGATGGACGGCAACGGCATAGAAATGAGCCTGCCGGGCAAGTTCCGCCCAGAGGTGCCGGTCTATGTCTACAAACTCGAATTATAG
- a CDS encoding CotH kinase family protein — MKTILSKLLILTVLLLLASLPSCVKQPAPKPTPGKDQEQEDDDKDDNKPVVETDPARLKFLSFSFAPEHNGQIYSEVALTASGNTLSGDILYYRTDLTQLAASFETNGAKVTVGSTEQKSGVTVNDFTKAIAYRIYTPAGQFREFKVTVRNHSYSGLPLLVLSTEGAAPVSSKETWIQGTMRIDRQENNCDEFSGQIEIKGRGNNSWAKDKKPYAIKLAEKQPVMGMNKHKRWALLANASDKTLLRNRVAFEIAKHATALDWTPDSRYVDVILNGRFLGNYLLTEQIKIDKNRVALAEMDPAATSGDAITGGYLLELDRYFDEVNKFRSAFADLPVNFKEPDEEGLNSAQFNYMKDYFNAVEALLYAPDFPAAGEYAELLDTDSFIDWWIVQELTHNQDTRLPGSCYMNKDRLGKLKAGPVWDFDLTTFIDSRSFLLKDESANNHSWFPRLFRDPAFRQRVRERWQAIRPSLEQIPAFIDSEAAYIQKAAWQNWGMWEYEIARSDVNHDEKLSWNDAVAALQTNYANRLAWMDAQIAAL, encoded by the coding sequence ATGAAAACCATCCTGTCAAAACTACTCATCCTGACAGTCCTGCTGTTGCTGGCAAGCCTTCCGTCCTGCGTCAAGCAACCCGCCCCCAAACCCACTCCCGGTAAAGACCAGGAGCAGGAGGACGACGACAAGGACGATAACAAACCCGTCGTCGAGACAGATCCGGCCAGGCTCAAATTCCTCTCCTTCTCGTTCGCCCCGGAACACAACGGCCAGATCTATTCCGAGGTGGCGCTCACCGCCTCCGGGAACACCCTTTCGGGCGACATCCTCTACTACCGGACCGACCTTACCCAGCTCGCCGCATCGTTTGAGACGAACGGCGCGAAGGTGACCGTCGGCAGCACCGAGCAAAAAAGCGGCGTTACGGTCAACGACTTCACCAAAGCGATCGCCTACCGGATTTACACCCCCGCGGGCCAATTCCGGGAGTTCAAGGTCACGGTGCGCAACCACTCCTATTCGGGGCTGCCGCTGCTGGTGCTCTCCACCGAAGGTGCCGCGCCCGTCTCCTCGAAGGAGACATGGATCCAGGGTACGATGCGCATCGACCGGCAGGAGAACAACTGCGACGAGTTTTCCGGACAGATCGAAATCAAGGGGCGCGGCAACAACAGCTGGGCGAAAGACAAAAAGCCCTATGCGATCAAGCTCGCCGAGAAACAACCGGTTATGGGCATGAACAAACATAAACGGTGGGCACTGCTGGCCAATGCGAGCGACAAAACCCTGCTGCGCAACCGCGTCGCGTTCGAGATCGCGAAGCATGCGACGGCACTGGACTGGACGCCCGACAGCCGCTATGTGGACGTAATCCTCAACGGGCGGTTCCTGGGCAACTACCTGCTCACCGAGCAGATCAAGATAGACAAAAACCGGGTGGCCCTCGCGGAAATGGATCCGGCAGCAACCTCGGGCGATGCGATCACGGGCGGTTACCTGCTCGAGCTGGACCGTTATTTCGACGAAGTGAACAAGTTCCGTTCGGCCTTCGCCGACCTGCCCGTCAACTTCAAGGAACCCGACGAAGAAGGACTCAACTCCGCGCAGTTCAACTACATGAAAGACTACTTCAACGCGGTCGAGGCACTGCTCTACGCCCCGGATTTCCCCGCCGCAGGCGAATACGCCGAACTGCTCGACACCGATTCGTTCATCGACTGGTGGATCGTGCAGGAACTCACGCACAACCAGGACACGCGGCTGCCGGGCAGCTGCTACATGAACAAGGACCGGCTCGGCAAGCTGAAAGCGGGCCCGGTGTGGGATTTCGACCTGACCACCTTCATCGACAGCCGCAGTTTCCTGCTGAAGGACGAAAGCGCGAACAACCACTCGTGGTTCCCCCGGCTCTTCCGCGACCCGGCCTTCCGGCAGCGCGTCCGGGAGCGCTGGCAGGCGATCAGGCCCTCTCTGGAGCAGATTCCCGCCTTCATCGACAGCGAAGCCGCCTACATCCAGAAAGCGGCGTGGCAGAACTGGGGTATGTGGGAATACGAAATCGCCCGCTCGGACGTCAACCACGACGAGAAGCTTTCGTGGAACGATGCGGTGGCCGCGCTGCAAACCAACTACGCGAACCGCTTAGCGTGGATGGACGCCCAGATCGCCGCCCTGTAA
- the gap gene encoding type I glyceraldehyde-3-phosphate dehydrogenase, with protein MSKIKIGINGFGRIGRLVFRAAMAKDNVEVVGINDLISVEYMAYMLRYDTMHGQFKGTIEVKDGNLVVNGQSIRVTAEKDPANLKWNEVGAEYVVESTGLFLTKEKAEAHIKAGAKRVVMSAPSKDDTPMFVMGVNNDTYKGEAIISNASCTTNCLAPIAKVLNDKFGMVEGLMTTVHSTTATQKTVDGPSMKDWRGGRAASGNIIPSSTGAAKAVGKVIPSLNGKLTGMSLRVPTLDVSVVDLTCTLAKDATYDEICAAMKAASEGELKGILGYTEDAVVSSDFLGDPRTSIFDAKAGIQLSPRFVKVVSWYDNEWGYSNKVLELIEYTSKIN; from the coding sequence ATGTCAAAGATTAAAATCGGTATCAACGGTTTCGGCCGCATCGGCCGTTTGGTGTTCCGTGCCGCTATGGCCAAGGACAATGTTGAAGTTGTCGGCATCAACGACCTGATTAGCGTAGAATACATGGCTTACATGCTGCGTTACGACACGATGCACGGCCAGTTCAAGGGTACCATCGAAGTTAAAGACGGCAATCTGGTTGTCAACGGTCAGTCGATCCGCGTAACTGCTGAGAAAGACCCCGCAAACCTGAAATGGAACGAAGTCGGCGCCGAATACGTAGTAGAGTCTACCGGTCTGTTCCTGACCAAAGAGAAGGCCGAAGCCCACATCAAAGCCGGTGCGAAACGCGTCGTGATGTCGGCTCCTTCGAAGGACGACACCCCGATGTTCGTAATGGGTGTAAACAACGACACCTACAAAGGAGAGGCTATCATTTCGAACGCTTCCTGCACGACCAACTGCCTCGCCCCGATCGCCAAAGTGCTGAACGACAAGTTCGGTATGGTAGAAGGTCTGATGACCACCGTTCACTCGACCACCGCTACGCAGAAGACCGTCGACGGTCCGTCGATGAAAGACTGGCGCGGCGGCCGTGCCGCTTCGGGCAACATCATCCCGTCGTCGACCGGCGCTGCCAAAGCCGTAGGCAAGGTAATTCCGTCGCTGAACGGCAAACTGACCGGTATGTCGCTGCGTGTCCCCACGCTGGACGTGTCGGTTGTCGATCTGACCTGTACGCTGGCCAAAGACGCCACTTACGACGAGATCTGCGCCGCCATGAAGGCTGCTTCCGAAGGCGAACTGAAAGGTATCCTCGGCTACACCGAAGACGCCGTAGTTTCTTCGGATTTCCTGGGCGATCCCCGCACCTCGATCTTCGACGCCAAAGCCGGTATCCAGCTCTCGCCGCGTTTCGTGAAAGTCGTTTCTTGGTACGACAACGAATGGGGCTACTCGAACAAAGTGCTCGAGCTGATCGAATACACCAGCAAGATCAACTAA